In Lolium rigidum isolate FL_2022 chromosome 7, APGP_CSIRO_Lrig_0.1, whole genome shotgun sequence, the DNA window GACGGCTAcccgcggcggagcgcttgcacttcaagcgccacgcgtccaccacgttgtccggcgagcgggatcgcttcgatccgctcgccggagaGGCGCTACTGCGGCCGCGGGCGTCCATGCCGGAGCTGGGgtcgaatgcggcgcgggggagaaagtaattgctcgccggagcagggtggaggcggcggcggcgcacggcggagctagggtagtGAGtgagggttaacccctcactcgcacctgcggccGAGTATAAATAGTGGGcggaggggccgatttcctgggccccgtattccgccgaaacggggcggcccgaatacggggcctgctagacggcccaaaccgcgcctgccccgtatgtcgccggaattttacggggtgggcgggttataaggggcctgttagacctgctctaagaaTGTGGTGAGTGGCCGCAGCATAGTATGGCACTATGACAATATGTATGACCTTCACAATGACAACACACGAACTAAAATAACAATAGCAATGGGAATGTATATCATCAACTTCGTAAGCAATTCACATCAGGCGTGTGCAATTGGCATTTCAAAATAAGTATATGAGACAAAAATGGAAGACCGTACTCCAGTCAAAAATAGAACAAGAAAAGCAGGTGAGCTGAGCCGGCTCTCAAGCCGTCCCTGGTAAGACAAAATTACTAACTCATACGGACTCATCCTAGTATGCAGAGAAATCAAGGTTAAGTTTCTCCACTCTTGGCTCATATTCTGAGGTCAAAAGAGACGGCAAAAACCAACTCTGTGTATTTGTGTCTCAGGTTCAGAAGCTTCTGCGTTTAGGGGCGGCGGCAGCTTTGCCCTTTCTCTTGCCGTGCAGGTCGTCATCGTTGCCGGACTGCTCCTTGGCCTTGCTCCTGGCAGGAGCTTGGGCGTTGTGCTTAAACCGGACCAGTAGGATGGTCATGTTATCCACCGATGGTTGAGGTGGTTCTACGCACATATCAAGAATGGCCTCACATATCTTCCCCAGGTCCTTCCCCTGAGTTTGTGTTGTGTTAGTCACAGCATATGCGAAGTTAAAGGGAATTAAtagaaaatccaaaaaatatatatatagatagaAATGCTGGTGAAGAAATACTCACAGATTTCATGTTCCCGCGTATAATTTCAATCAAACCCTGGTTCAGCACTACATCCCTGCAAACGAATAGGTGTGTGTAAATTTTTTAGCAAAGAGCTGCTGGGAGAAAAATCAATTATGCCTGTGAGCTGTGAATATGTCCAAGCAGAGCACAAATTCCTATCTCCACTTTACCATGTTTACTTAACCGCCAACGATATGCAGAATGAAAATATAGAAGGATCCTGTTTCTTTAAGTAAGttttaacaaaaataaaatctacaGCATATTTCACGAAGATTTCCAACCAACTGACGAGGTCAATCATATTCATGCAATCAAGTTTATAATTTTCTGGATATTCTCAAGTACTAGCACAATAAGGGATTCACAGAATCTCCACTATTCAGTTGCTTCAGCAAACCATACAAAATTGTTATGTACATGGTGATGATGTAGCTTAGCCCAAAGCATAGCAAATTTAGCTGAACTACCTATCATTGGGAGTATATATAATCTGCTTGGACATGGAGTAAAGCATATAGAGCAAAGCTTATTTTAGTTGAGTACTTACCAGACTCCATCGCATGCCATAACAAGAAACTCAGTATCATCGGTTATTTTTTCCTAGCAGAATAAATTTTCATTTTTACATGAGACCTTATCCAGTAGGACAAACTTACACATTTCAGCACAGCTAAGTAACTTACCAAGCGAATTTCAGGAGAACTAGTCAATGCTTGCTGTGCAGGGGTTAACCGACTATTTGTTTTGTACCTCATATCACCTGAAATATAagcaaaaataataaataaataaaatttggtAAATCGCATAGCCCCACAAAGAAAAGTAAGTAACTATACCGATTGATCTTGAGACTGCAATTCCATTATCAATACGACTGGCACCTCCAGTAACTGTTACGGAACGTCCAGCATTCTCTATTCTCTGTTTTTCAGCCGGAACACTTGGTTTGTGATCGGTGGTCAAAATAATTGCCTTTCAAtacaacaaaaataaaattaTGCACTACAAAAGATCACATATATGAGAAAATAGCTGATCAGGTACCATCCAGAGAATAACAAGAGAAGTAGCCATTGCACCTGACCATTCCGTGAGAGCACACAACGACAATCACCAGCATTTCCAACAATGATCTGGTCGCCTCTAATGAGAGCCACACAGGCGGTACTTCCCACATCTATTGGCCCGGTGTGTTTCTGCAAATGAATAAACAAGCTGGGGTAAACAATAGGTGTTTTTGTAATTTTGGATTTTCTACATAGAAATAATTGGATATGCTCTTCTAAGAAAAGATATATTACCTTCACTGTCAAACAAGCACAACTCATTAACTTATCCTTGACAGTTAATTTCCTACTAGGAAAACCGTACCGAGATAACTCCCTCAGTCCCTCCTCCGTTATCATCATCTGATCCATTCTGCAACAGCAGTTACAAATGTCATGACACACATGTACGACAAGTACCAAAATGAACAAAAGAATATGCTAGTATTGGTACAGAACTATGTGCGAACTTAGTTGGCTATTAAATAACCTGACGAAAGCGCTCGCCACTGCAGTAGGCAGATTGTCTTTAAACCCTGGATGGTTCCGAACCTCAACATGAAGATGTCGCGCACAGAACATTGATACAGCAGGTCCTGAACAGAAAAAACAATAAGATAGTATCTTACATGACGAGCTTAAGAAGTGCTGACTACGAAAAGAAAAGGACCGGTCAACAGAACATGACCGTAATGAAAATGATATATGTTAATGCCAGTAGCTGAACATCGCTTCAATTTGTATCATAGAATTGAATTACGTTTGTTATTCACAAGAGGGTGAGGGTGAATATACCAACCTCCATGGCCATCATAAACACCAAAGAATGATGTGGCAGTGGAAACATCCAAATCTCCAATGGTTGCATGCTGGAGAACAAGAAAACCATAAGTTAAGAGGGCTTCCAGTATTTCACCAAAGTTACTTGAAAGTAATAAACCATATACTATTTTGTAGCCCTATATCTCTTGACATTGGTCCTTCGGAACAGTAGAAGCAGGATGGTTAATTACTCACAGCATCCTCCATGTTTACACGGTAACCCTGCATAGACGACACAGCATACTCAAGCCTGTCATTCTCTCCCCTGTGCGTAGTCTTTGATACCACAGGCTCTCTGCTGATTGCACTCACAGCAAAGTTTTGTTCCCTGAAAGTTTACAGCATTAATAACTAAATCCTGTGTCAGAGAGTTAAAGGTAAACCGATCCATGCTAAGTTAAATATGGCATAAAACAAGCATTGGCTAAAATCAAAATGAGACATCACCAGACGTTCTTCATGGCTTGATGGTCTGGGTTCTTCCTTCTTGGTCTTCAATGCATGCACACGTGTGCAGCCTGAGCCGGTACAAGAAAGCAGACCGGGGCCTCCGAGCCGAATATATTCTGCCTGACACTGGATGCATCAGGAATAAATCAGGTTTACCATGgacatcagaaaaacatttcactAATTAAAGGCAACACCGACAGGGATGCAGCAAAATCGGGGCGTGGATGTACCCAAGACCAAGAGACAACGGTCGCGAATGAAATGTGTATAACATAGCATTGCAACATAAATTTGGCAATCACATTGCAAGCGTACGAATTGTCTCAGGCTATCACGTGGATAGGCACATTGCCATTTGTTTGTGCTGGTAATCTCGGAAGTAGATCTCGATCCCTCGCACGTACGGACACACGTATCGAATTAGGGAAATGCAGCGCGCTTATATACCTTGACGAACGATCCGGAGGTGGTGTGGGCGTGCGGCAAGTTGGCCGCGGCGTACGGCAAGGCGGCCGCTGTGATCGGCGGGGTGCGGCAATGCGGCGATCAGCGGCGTCAGGCAATGCGGCGGCCGTGTCTGCGGCGTGcggcaaggcggcggcggcggcggtgatcaCCGACGCCCGGCGCCTCGTCGCTCGATCGCCGAGTGCCCTAGTCGACGCTGACGCGAAACGATCATAAATGGCCGGTGCCCCGTGCGACCCCGGCTGTGTGGCGGTTTGCTATCTATGCTTTTGTTGGGCCCACATGGGCCTGTAGCTTCCACGTCCCCTGTTCGACTGAGCTCGGGAGCTGTAATTAGCACTCCGTCAGGGTAAAAAACATGGCACCCAAACACCTCATGGCTTTCTGAAGGTCGACATCGACGGATCGTTCCATCAGCAAACAGGTTCAGGAGGCTGGGGCATTTTGCGTCAGAGGCAGGTATGGGTAGTCTGCAACTCTCCACGCAGGGATCATTGTTTAAGCCTGATGAAGCTGATGACGGCTCTGCTCTCTAACGAGCTGTGGTGTCTTATTTTGTGAAGCAGAGTAGAATGTAATTCCATCGAGTTCAGAGTTCTCGCTTGCGATTGTGCCAACATTACGGCTAAAATGGCTGATCAAGAAGATAGAAAAGCTGCAGAGAGCCTTTCTTTGGGCTGGCTCAGATACAGTTAATGGCGGCGTATGCCTACTGAAATGGAGCCAAGTCTGTGCTCTGTACCCCTTTCTCTCTCGGTGGCTTAGGCATCCTCAGTTTGGCCCTTCAAAGCGCTTCATTAAAGCCTGAGATGGCTCTGGCAGaacgcccgttgatgatgataaaCCTTGGAAATGTCTCCCCCTCCCAGTCAACAATACTTCTTTGGCTGTGTTTAAGGTAAGCACCACAATAACCATTGGCAATGGCCTGAATACTGAGTTTTGGCATGCTCACTGGCTTCAAGGTGACACACTGAAGGACATATTTCCTAATCTTTATAAGCGTAGTACCCATCGGAAGATACCGGTCAGAGAAGGCATCCATAATAATAAGTGGATCTCTTTCATCAAGCCAAATACCCAAGAAGAGGTGCTGGGAGAATACAAGTGGCATCGCTCCCAGGTTATTGGAGCTTGCTGAACAGCAGATGTCTTTTTCACTGCTAAAACAGCGTATCAGCGTCAACTTAGGGGCAGAACTGAGGCAATGTTTTTCTGAATCATTTGGTAGATCAAAATCCTTCCCAAAGTGAAGTTCCTGGCTTGGCTAGCAATTCAAGGCCGTGCATAACTGCTGATGATTTGATTAAGCGTGGATGGCCGCACAATGAAAACCTTTCTCCTGTGCTGTCTGGCAGATCATCTGTTCTCGAATTGCTCATACACGGCTGGGGTCCGGGCATTCTGCTTCACTCGTTTCCTCTGAACCTGAAGCCGGAGACATGCTCACGCCCAGTATGCAGGAGTGGTGGCTCCAGGACATCCAGCAGATCGACGGCGCAAGAAAGAAGCACTTCTCCTCAATGGTGGTTCTCCGCAAATTTTTCGGGGAAGAAATGAAAGCAAGCACCGTCCCTTTGTAGCTGCCTTAGGCCAAATAGTAGCTGAATTCAGTAGGTGTAGACTGGACGGTAATAACGTGAGTTCAAACTATCCTGTAAGCCCTCTGTACACTGTACATAGTACTTCTACTTTTCTCTCAGGCCATCTCCTAGGCCTTCTGTAACTCTGACGAGTCTTTTACCTCTTAATTCAATGAAGGCACCTTTGCTCCTTTCGCCAAACAAAGAGAGTAAAGCCTTGTAAAATAACAGCATGCGACCCCCACGGCTCTACTCGCATCACATCTGTATTCAACAGTGTAGGGCGATGGCAGAATGAGCTGAGAAGAATAGCCCCAGGCAATCAAATCCCTTGATGCAGCCTCAGGTTTCAGGTTCAGGTTGCTACGAGAACTCATTATTAATTTTCTTCACAAAACAGAAATCATTGTTTGATAACATATACAATTTACCCCGGAAGAGGTTCCAGTACAAGAACCTGTAacttttttgacaaaaaaaaactgaatcttccttgccttgtatcTTCTCTTTGATAGCATAAAATTGCAGCCTGATTACACGTCAAGGATCAGCTTCCGGAACTTCTCCATGTGCTCGGCCTGCAATGAGATGGCAATGGACAGGCTGCCGTCCTTGTTTGCGCTCGGGAGGACGAACGCCAGCCCCTCGTAGGCGATCCCTCCGGGACCCATGAACACCGGCCGTCCCCAACCAAAATCGGCATCGTGGATTGGCAGGCGCACCCAGCTGGTGAGACCGAGGTTAGGGCACCGAAATGTATGGGCTCCACGGACCAATGCTGATAAATCTGGTTGTATCTCCAGGTAGTCCAATGCTGAGCGGCAGTAGTCCTCAGACATCATATCCAGTGCGCCCTGGATGACCGCTGCTCCTTCTGCCACGCCACTGGTCACCTTGCCTGCCTCAGCGAGTGGGGTGGCGGTGAAGATGACATTTCCGAAGTAACCCTCTGGCAATGGGGGCTGCAGCCGTTGTCGCCCATCAGTGGCACAATACAGCTTGGTGGGCTGTTCTGCAGGCAGGCCGCGCGCAAGGGAGGCACATCGCCAGACATGTGCAGCTAGCACTGCATACGTGCTGAACCGAGGTGCACCTTCGCCCGTGGGGAGCTGTGAGCGCAAACGGCCGAGCTCCGAGCGGGTGAGCTTGAAGATGTCCACTGCAGTTGGAGCTAATGTCGGCTTGCCACTCAGAGCCTGGGGAGCTGACGACAGCATTGCAGGGGCAGGTTGGTACTCAACATGTGGGTAAGATGGAGTTGGTGGATCCCGGGCACGGACAAGAGTCCGATCAATGAAGGGCATGACTGCAATTTGAGCTCCACGACAGAGGTCAGACCATGAGTTAATGAAGTGCAATCCAGACATTCCATCAGCTACATGGTGCTGCATGCCAACACCAAGGGAGACGCCTCCACACTTGAAGTAGGTCACCTGAAATAAAATCAGAATGGAGAAGAATTAGCCTCTGGACATGTTTCTTAGCTTTCTTTACTGAGGTAAACAGAGTGCATATCTCCAGCTCCAGATACCATTTTAACTAAAAACTATTTAAAAATCCCCATGTGAAACTTCACAAGATTATTGCCAAGCTAGCTTGTGTGTGAGACATGCTATTGGGCACCCTTTGTGTAACCAAAACCTCACAATTATATGCAAATCATTCTCAAGTTTGCTCCCTTGTGCATGAGTTAGGATCTCAGGTTTTAACAATATATTGTGCAAACCATCTCATAAAACCAGTAGTAGAAAAATTCTGAATAACTTGCTAAGATCCTAACTTGTGCATCGAAGCAGTAAGGAGGTACATGTAATCTTAAATTAAGAACAAAGGTCCAAAACTGTTtccaaataacaataaaagaTTGTAGCTTCAGTGAGACAACTGCAATCATGTAAGAACCAACAACCTTTTTCTTGTGAAGTTGGAAGTTGGCAAACTAATAGCACCAACCACTTGGAGTTTGTAGAACTTT includes these proteins:
- the LOC124671723 gene encoding hydroxycinnamoyl-CoA:5-hydroxyanthranilate N-hydroxycinnamoyltransferase HHT4 — encoded protein: MAAITVRRSTMVRPAAERPRERLWNSNLDLVVPRFHTPSVYFYRRPDPEAAAGNGSFFDADRMRRALADALVPFYPMAGRLARDEDGRVEIDCSGEGVLFVEAEAPDAAVDDYGDFAPTMELKRLIPAVDYTDDISSFPLLVLQVTYFKCGGVSLGVGMQHHVADGMSGLHFINSWSDLCRGAQIAVMPFIDRTLVRARDPPTPSYPHVEYQPAPAMLSSAPQALSGKPTLAPTAVDIFKLTRSELGRLRSQLPTGEGAPRFSTYAVLAAHVWRCASLARGLPAEQPTKLYCATDGRQRLQPPLPEGYFGNVIFTATPLAEAGKVTSGVAEGAAVIQGALDMMSEDYCRSALDYLEIQPDLSALVRGAHTFRCPNLGLTSWVRLPIHDADFGWGRPVFMGPGGIAYEGLAFVLPSANKDGSLSIAISLQAEHMEKFRKLILDV
- the LOC124671722 gene encoding probable protein phosphatase 2C 42 — protein: MKNVWEQNFAVSAISREPVVSKTTHRGENDRLEYAVSSMQGYRVNMEDAHATIGDLDVSTATSFFGVYDGHGGPAVSMFCARHLHVEVRNHPGFKDNLPTAVASAFVRMDQMMITEEGLRELSRYGFPSRKLTVKDKLMSCACLTVKKHTGPIDVGSTACVALIRGDQIIVGNAGDCRCVLSRNGQAIILTTDHKPSVPAEKQRIENAGRSVTVTGGASRIDNGIAVSRSIGDMRYKTNSRLTPAQQALTSSPEIRLEKITDDTEFLVMACDGVWDVVLNQGLIEIIRGNMKSGKDLGKICEAILDMCVEPPQPSVDNMTILLVRFKHNAQAPARSKAKEQSGNDDDLHGKRKGKAAAAPKRRSF